Sequence from the Chelonoidis abingdonii isolate Lonesome George chromosome 1, CheloAbing_2.0, whole genome shotgun sequence genome:
ATTATAATGACTTCttgtgtgttttctctctctattcTAGCCTGTGGGCCGCAGCTTACCAATTCCCCCACTGTGATCGTTATGGTTGGCCTTCCAGCTCGGGGGAAGACCTACATCTCCAAGAAGCTGACTCGCTACCTCAATTGGATTGGTGTCCCAACAAAAGGTGAGGCCCCAACCAGCCATTCCTGCTAGAAGATATGTGCCCTGGCCCACTGGGAAGGTGCCTGTGCAGTTAAACACTCCAATGGATTGAGCCTGGCAGGATCTCCCTCTTCCGCATCCATCGGGGAGAGAGATCCTTGAGAGAGGATCCTGACTACTTGGTGGCTTCTGCCTGCCCCCCGACCCTTCCACTGATGAGTGACTACAGAGATGTTCCTTTTTCGCCAAGGGGGCCAAGCCCATTTGGTTTGTTTACTGAAAGGGCTTCTTGCAGCAGAGTTCAGTGTGTGAGGGATTTCCTAAAACCttttgctccacctcctcccagggTGAACCTGGCTCTCAGGTCTGTCCGGAGAGTGTGGGCACTTGCCAGAAGCTCCTTGCAGTGGAGCAGTGGGCTGCTGAGCCCAGCCATGTTTGACACCCTGGCGGCTGGGATCCCTGGAGAATATCTGCAGGAGATGCTAGTTTCGTAGTGGGGGTGTTGCGAGGGAGAGGGTTAAGCCTTTTCCTGCCAATCTCTGGATGGGTCTCTGTACATCCTGTCATGCTCCTAGAACCTGTTGTGCTGTGTATGGGAAGTACTAGCTGGCCCCTTTCCAATGCTGTTCTCACTACCCGCCTTCACCTTGCAGTTTTCAACGTGGGAGAGTATCGCCGGGAGGCGGTGAAGCATTACAGCTCCTACGACTTCTTCCGCCCTGACAACGAGGAGGGCATGAATGTCCGGAAGTAAGTTCGCTGTCACCTTGTTCTGTTAACCCACCCGCTCTCTTTGAGCCAAAATCTGCTGTAAATTGGAGGTAACCCTTCCCCCTGATTTCAAGGGAATTACTCTGGAGCTAGAACAGTGTTACTGGAAACATGGTCTCACCCGGTCTCTTAAGATTTCCTCTGCTGCCTCACCCCCACCTAGCTTCTCTTGTTTggtttcccagtcagggcttaGGCCTAGACCctgaaagggatttaggcaccaatTCCCTTTGAGGATCTAAGCctaagatttttcagaagtgctgagcacctgcagctcccactgacgtTAGCTGAACttttgagggtgctcagcatttctgaaaagcgAGCCCTGTGAGTATCGTCCTTGGAGCCTAGGGACTCTCCAGTTCCAGGTCAGGCTATTGACATTCCTGGTTTGGGGTTCTGTGGTGAGAAAGTGGATTGCAGCTCCCTTTCAGCTGGTCAGAGACACCAGAAGGTGCAAGGCTGCCTGCTGTCCACTGAGGTGTTGAATAACCTGCAGAGTGGCTTCATGTTCACAGAACACTATAGCTGTTATCTAATCAGTCACTCGCAGGCTGTTAGGATTGGGGTTCCCATCTGCAAAGTGAGCAAACCTCATGGATGTGAAGCCGGTGGCCTCATGGTAAATGCTAGAATAGGGGCTTTTGATCACACAGCTCCGGACCGTCGAGCAGGGGATGTCAGTCCTTGCATGTACCAAGAATCATGGGTTGTGGGATGGTTAGGAGGAGTTGGAAGCATCTCTAGTTACTTAAGAAACATCTCTTTGTTCCTCTGCTGCAGACAATGTGCCTTAGCCGCCTTGAGAGACGTCAAATTGTACCTGTCGGAGGAAGGTGGCCAGATCGCGGTAAGTTCAGATAGGGGGCTGCTAGTTGAAACAAGAGGCCTCTTTCCATCCTCAAAATACTCCCTTGTCAGTGCTGAGACAGTCCCCCAGTGAAACTGCatcctgtggcctgtgttctACGCGCTGGAACAGCGCCTTGGGGAAGAGGCCATTCCCATCATTACAGGACTTCAGATTGGTCCCATCTCCACAGTATTGGGAACCTCACAAACATGAATGCAGTCTTCCTCACAGCCTCCCTAGGAGTATTCTACCTGCTGCTTGCAGGGCTGAAAAGAGGCTGaggaattaagtgacttgcccaaggctacaaAGGAAGCTTGTGGTgggagagccaggaactgaacccacaaCTTCAGTCCcttaagaccatccttccttgcACAAGCAATTAAATCCATGGGATCCCTTTTGCTCCCTTACTTGCCTTCTGGAGGTTTTTACTGCCATGTTTTTGTTGTTAAGATGCAAAGGCTtataactgaaaatggcttaagTGACGAAtttattactttttctttttctgattctAAACCCCAGCAAATATATTGTCAAACAATActcccctgtccccctcccccgagAGCTATTTAAATGTCCCCTGAAGGTGACCGCCCTGACATTTTTATTGTATAGGTTTTTGATGCTACCAATACAacaagggagagaagaggaatgGTCTTAAACTTTGCCAAAGAAAATGGGTTCAAGGTCAGTATACACCAGACTCTTTAGGGGTGAGgaatagctcagtgctttgagcattggcctgctaaacccagggttgtgcgttcaatccttgaggggaccacttagggatctggggcaaaaattggtcctgctagtgaaggcagggggctggactcaatgacctttcaatgtttcttccagttctaggagactggtatatctccacacctaaaaaaaaaaaatctatctaagATACTTATGGCCtgcattaccatagtatctgacaggtttcagagtagcagccatgttagtctgtgtctgcaaaaagaacaggagtacttgtggcaccttagacactaataaatttatttgagcataagctttcatgggctatagcccacttcttcagatgcatagaatggaacatatattgaggatatatatatatacagacacatacagagagcatgaaaaggtgggagttgtcatAGTATCTGAGTATCTCTCAGGCCACACAACACCCCTTTGAGGTGGGGAAgtgctgttttacagatgggaaaacagaggcacagagagacttagGTCCAGGTCCTAAAAGGTAATTAGTTGCCTAACTTGGGAGTGaggagtctaaatacctttgaggatctgggcctatctGACATGCCCAAGGTCTGTGGTGAAGCAGGGAATTGACCCTGGGTTTCCAGAGCCCAGGTTAGTGGGAACCAAACACAAAGAACATTTCCACCCTCCTATCCCCTAAGATCTCCAAGCCAAGGAGAATGAAATAGATGAGCTGGTGAGGGGAAACTTTCTGCTATATGGTGGATTAGGAAATAGTTTTGAAACATTCTACTCAGAATGGCATGGAGTGATTAGAACAGACATCAGACTGGATATAATAAACTCCCTCTTTCACTGTCAATCTTCAACCGGCATTTGCTTTGCCTTCCAGGTGTTCTTCATTGAATCTGTTTGCAATGACCCATCCGTGGTTGCCACCAATGTTATGGTGAGAATGGAAAGCTAATATCTATTTCTAAATCCTGTATTTTGCACAGATTGTATCTGACCCTAGCTGGTGATCAACTTATTGTACTTCAGCAGCACTGGGATAATTTACGTCAGCTGAGGATATTTAATTTTGACCTGTCTCAGGGCAGAAAGTGTGTAAAGACTGTCTGGCACCAGCAGCCCCTTCAGGATTAGGCAAATGTATTTGAATACAGCCATCACTTGCAATCTTTTCTGAGCTCCCCAGTCCCCGTTCTTTTAATATGTAACTGCCAGGGATCCACAGGATCTGTGCCACACCCCAGCTTTTGAACAGTCTCTTGGAGGAAGACCTGCAGTGTGCCAggacagccccctccccaccatggcGATCTCACTCTTCTTTCAGGGTAGGCCACCCTGCTTCATGGTTTCCTAGACTGAGCTACTGGgctccagcctgctctgctcagcaACTGAGGGAGACTCCTGGTAGAGATGTGTATTCTCTTCAAGGACTAACGCACCCCAGCCTGTATTTACAGTGTCACCCCcaaacagcattttcaaaacagagtagAGTTTATTGGTCAAGTGGGAAGTtcttaggttagcacagagaaattaaggttAAAGCGTAGTCCTTTCTGGTCAGGACACAGTTCATCAGCCAAGCTGTGTTGGACTCCATTTGcaagctcgctctctctctctctgacttcctTCCTTAGTCTATTCTAAGGTGAGAGAGCCCCGAGCTTCTTCCAGAAGCCATCTCTTATCCCCTGTTGGTCATGTCTGTCCTTTGTTCTCAAGACAGGACCATGCTGAGTTCACAGCCCCCCTGGGCAGAGCTTCCTGCTGGTGAGACTCAAGTTATGAGTCACTGGAGCTTGCATTTTGTCTCTGGACCCCTTGTTGATCTGGGCTAGTTTCAGCCAGTTTCTTAATGACTCTAATTGTTTCACCCAGATGGGGTGACACACATCTATATTTTGTAGTCTGCCCTGAGAGCAAATATAATCCTTTTCCTGCCACTTAGTAGCAATCCAAAGTatgggggaagctgaggcacgCATGTgactcataaaaatattacaaaatattccCGCTTTGTCACAATATAACTTCATAACAAGGGGcagttttttcaaaagtttttaagTGGCTGGAGtataaatcccattttcaaaaatgaccttGAATCCTAAATCTCAGTGCAAGTCGATGGGACTAGGATCCTAAGTCACTTATGTGCTTTTTGAAAACTTGACTCAAGGTCTGCGTAGACGAGCGCTTCATTGCTCACAGTACAAATTCACTGGAGACCACTCTTTCACACACCAGTGCGCTTTTATTTCCCAGTATTTTCCCACCACCACGTATATACAACTATATACAATTCAATACCCATCAGGTAACCCCTTAGGGAACAGCTTGCTCTTACAGGAGCTGGGAGCAACAGGCCCTCACCTCACTttcctgttccccctcctcctacttccttcctgctAGCTTTATAGGCCTTCCTCTCAGCAGGCTCACAGTTGATTGCTCTCAGTCTCCTTTAAAgagccacaccctgccagctccagctaGTTCCCCTTGATGGGAGCTATGCTAGCAGgttctgagctaacaggggctggttcagtgcctcttaagccagcaccctgttactgTCTGCTATTAAACAGATGCACAAGAAAAGACAGTAACTGGACCTCACTACACACTTTTCCCCTTGCTTGATGAAGTCTTAGCTAGGGAAGAAACATTAATGGCATGCAACTTCCTTCTTGAGAAGCTGCGTTTTTGGTGCCCTGCCTTGTCTGTGCATGTGTCAGAAGAGGTGACCCCCCTGCCTTAGGGTTGGCCGGAGAGGAGAGggactttttttatttctttaatgaaCATTCACTTTCCCCGCTGACCTGTTACCAGGCGCTGTTCCAACTCCCAAACTTATCTCCAGTTCTACATCACAACTTTCCAAGTCATTTTGCAGCACCTcaaactccattgacttgatgcccagagttcaatccttgggtgACAAGGTTTTATGGCACGGGTTTGTCTTGTATTGCTGTCTGGTGTCACCACATATGAAGCTGACTCATTCTTCCCCTTTCCATagaattcccttaatggtactaTTAACCTACACAGCTTTGAGTTACATTCAGACAGATAAGGGTGCACCTGGGAACATCCTACACTTGAATGGGGTCCATCTTGTCACCCTCATACGAGCACGGTTCCTGTGaagttcaatgggagtttggcttcCATGGGCAGGCCCCCAAAAGAACTGAAAGCAAAACATTGGAGCTGACCAGATTTCTCTCTGTCTATCCTGGATTTGGTTATTTCCCTTCTGATTTCTGTGGATAGCTTACACCTTATTTTACACAAATCAATAACTTCCCTTCAAGTTAGTTAATGTATAACTACGTGATTGGAGATAAAATTGTGTGTAAGGTTCTGCTTTGCCGGACGTTACCGATTAACAGGGTGTTAGTGCTCAGATGCAgtataagaaaataaattataataatgacAGCAACGacacaaggccctgatcctgcaaacagttctGCACACACACGTAGTTAGCTTCACTCGCATGAATTGTTGCATTGGCTTCCATATTACTGACATGGGTAAGCCATTGTAAGGTCAGCGTCTTTGATGTAATTGCAACACCAGCACTGTTGGCTGCAATGCCAAAGCTTGGGGCTGCAGCATCAGAAACTTAGAGTAAATGTTGGATGATAACATTGTGCCCTTACAGCATATGTCATTCAGGGATCTAAAGCAAGTCACAAATGCTAATAAATGAGGCCAGTGGGAGGAAGTAAAGTACTTTTACCTCCAttacacagatggggaaactgaggcacaggacatttaaattatttataatgcAGTAGGTATTCATGGAGAAGGACCCCATTCTGCTACGTGCTGTACAACTATCTTGCCTAAGGTCACGTGCTTCCCATGTTCCACTCTGACTGCATAGACATCACTGGTTCTCTTTACAAGTAGTTGGatggtgtattttttttcccttggtgtGGGTGTTCTCAGCCGACTCGTTAGGGAGCTGAAACTGTTACTGGACTCACTTCTCTTTTCTTGGCAACAAAATGTTGAGGCTAAATCACTGAGAAACACTTGAGCTAGGTAACCTTTGATTCAGAGTGGAAATGGTAACCCAAGATACGTGCTGCAGCCATGTGTTTACCCATCTTACACTTACCATTCATTCTTACTTTACTTCTTTTATAATTTCAAAATTCCAGCTGTAAGTGGACTCTTTGTATGTGGCTCTTGGAAGAGCTTTGACACCTGATATTAGACAAGCCTGATTGCTCCGAGACATATCGTGTTTGCACTGCCGTTGACTGAGATGCTAGCTTTTGTCTGTACAGAAAGCTTTCCGATGACTCTTTGATTTGCTTTCTGTGTTGCTGCAGGAAGTTAAATTGTCCAGCCCGGATTATAGGGACTGCAACTCAACTGATGCCATGGAAGACTTTATGAAGAGAATCAATTGTTACCAGGCCAGCTACCAGCCGCTCGACCCAGATAACTATGACAGGTAAGGGGTTTTGCTTTGAAATAGCTTGACTTCGAGGTGTTTTGTCTTAGAAGAAAAGGGTAATAAAATATAGATCTGtatttcagtttctgtttgaaaaagtgaatttattagaataaaataagggctggtctacactggggccaGGGGGGCGGAATCAATCttaagatatgcaatttcagctatgctGAGGtttcttagtttgacttacctggccctcacggcggcgagtcgactgctgcagctcccccgtcgacgctgcttactcctcctgccgaggtggagtacgggcatcaaTTCgcggattgatttatcgcgtctagacaagacacaataaattgatatCCGagagatcgattactacccgccaatctggcgggtagtagaGACGTATCCTAAGAGTGAGCCCCAAGCTCTCATTCTAAACTCAAGGACCAAAAGATCTGGCTTTTTCACCATCCTTTATGCCTTgtggctccagcctggagccagaGTACCAGAGCATCCTGCGGTAACTTTTACATGCAGACTAGGAGGCCCTGGCCACCCTAAGTGACTCTGGATAGAGTCAGTTTTAGTCTGCAGTGCTGCAATATTTATCTCCTTTGCTTCTCCATTTGGGAACACTTTTTTACCATGAGTAACTCCTCCATCACCCTGTGACTTTCTGCGCCTGGCATGGGtgtggggcagcaggtggctttCAGGGTTTCAGTGTAGTCAGTCATTCAATGTGTGGTGTCAATCCCAGCTGTCCCGAGGTGTGAAAGCCACATGCAGGATGCTGCTTTATCCCAGATTTCTTGTACAATGGAGGCTTATGCTAGATACTAGCCATGGGCCTGGAGTCAGAAGAAtctttatttaaatcttttttttttcatggaacaaGGAAAATGGAGATTACCTGGCCAGTCTCAATGTAGCAGTGATTTCAAAGGAAAGCCTTAAAGCTACCATGAAATACCCCTGCAGCAAATCCTTTTAACATGGGGATTATATCTCCTTGACATTTATTCTCGAGAGTTGACTTTGCTTCATGTTTTCACTGCTCCTTGCCATGGTTTCCACAGGGACGTGTCTCTGATCAAAGTGATCGATGTTGGCCGGAGGTTCCTGGTGAACAGGGTCCAGGATCACATCCAGAGCAGGATTGTCTATTACCTAATGAACATCCATGTCCAGCCGCGCACCATTTATCTGTGTCGACATGGTGAGAGTGAATTCAACCTTAAAGGGAAGATTGGAGGTGACTCTGGACTCTCGAATAGGGGCAAGAAGGTAGGGGAACAATATCCCTCTTGTATTTGGGCAGGGGGGAGCAAGTCCCTGGTTCTGTAATACGCCGTGTATGAGAAAAGGTGGCAGATATATATACTTGATGTTGGCCTGAATGTGTCTTCTGAATTGGCAACATTTCAGTGCACTACTGGCACCTAAATGAGCACCTCTGAAATCCAGGGTAAGCAGGACTACCTGGAAGCCCGGGGTAGTGGAGGTTCAGTAACCACACTCTTTGTTTTATCTCCTTTAGTTTGCCAGTGCATTGAACAAATTTGTTGAGGAGCAGAACCTGAAGGACCTCAAAATCTGGACCAGCCAACTCAAGAGAACAATCCAAACGGCAGAAGCCCTCAAGCTGCCCTATGAACAGTGGAAGGCGCTCAACGAAATCGATGCCGTAAGCATCTTAACTGGATTACTAATTACCAACTCTCACTGTCTGGGTGAGCGGAGCGGTGAGGGCACTGGCCTTCTACCTCTGCCCAGATGTCACAGTGGAAGCAAGGTTTGACTACTCCAACACACTGTGACCTGGTCATCGCGGCTGGTTTTGCCCAAGAGAGGCCTGGTGCTGTAATAACGAGCATGGGAAGGGGAGGGCCAGGACTGAGGTGCTGTGGAAGTGCTGAGTGGGGGGAAGCTGACTCAGTGCCTTGCTCTGACGGCCAGTGCTGAAGTTTCCTCAGCAGCGATGTTGAACCTCTCCAGAGATGTAAAGAGGCAATAATGTTTCCCTTCTGGGTTTTGGTAGCACATGCGGTGCTGCCAAAGAGCTTGTTAGCTTTTGTCTCTAACCTACTGGTTTAAAATTGCTGTCACCCAGGGCCACTGCCCAGGTAAATTCTTAGGGGCTCAAGTGCAGGTTATTCTCTGTGCAGGAGAAGCGTTTGCCATAAGGCTGCCTGGTACCTGCATTGGTTGGCATCTGCAGCTCTGTTGTCTGGAGCCCAGTAAATAACCTCAGGGGATGTCTTGTTTCCGCAGGGTGTATGTGAAGAGATGACTTACGAAGAGATCAAGGAGAAGCACCCAGAAGAATTTGCTTTACGCGATCAGGACAAATACTATTACCGCTACCCTTCTGGAGAGGTAGGTCTGCAGAGAAACCCTCTGGGACGTGACTGATCTAAAACGCCACATACTTTCCTGTCATACCCATATACCCTTTCTGCTCTGCATCCAGCCTAGAGGGCAGAAAATAAATGGGTCAGTCTAGGATCTCTGAGTACTTTGAGTCAAAGTGATAACTAGATGTGAGTGCTGACCCCTTGGGCGCTTGTCAAATTATTATGGGCTGGTTCTGATACCTTAGTCAAGTTGATGGATGATCCCGTTGATTTCATGAAGATCGCTCGAGGCATACGGTGCTGCTTAACCTGAGTAAAGGTgtctgaatctggccctatatttaatgtaaaatagcatctttcatcccaaaggatttCTCTTTATTCCCCTGCCCTAAGGCACCCTCCTGAGGCTGATGGTAGCATCTCTCCAGCGCTCTCTGCTGGTTGGGGGAGTGAGCTGATGGTACATTTTTAGGGGGTGATGAAGTGATGTGTATCCATTTAACATGAGAGTTTAGTTCAGTGCTATGGAATAAAGGCAAAGATGTATGAGGAATATCCACCAGCTCCTGGAAAAATACAGGCTTGTGGATTTCAAAGTTATGGAATATTGATATGCGTAATATTGACCGTAGGGGCTAAAATTCCCACCAGCTACCGCTCTTGTTTCTGTATGCCAGTCCTCCAGAGTTTATGGCTCTCGTAGAAGAACGAGCTTCTGAAACAGAGATTATTATCCTCAAAAACTCCATGTAGCCTAATAAACCCTTCTGATTTCCAGTGCAGATATGAAAGCAGAATTCTGTCTGTTGCTGAGGTTCTTTCTCCTCCCAGTACCAAAGCAGAGAAGTGACTTTGTGTTTAGTGTTCTATCATGAGATGTGGTGTGTTCATTTTAGACAATTGCTGAAATTACTTGGAAGGGTTGGCTAATGGACCATAGAGCCTTTTGCCACAAGTTCATCAGTTCAAATCCATGTTACTTGTGACTTAAAGTCAATTCCTAGGGGGTAAATGGCCACCATGCTTGGCACCCTTGCTGCAGAAAAGCCAAGGGCCAGATGTTCCACTGAGCCAAAACTACCTTCTGATTTGTAAAGGGTGGTCTCTATTATTCAGAGTTAAAACAGGTTGGTGGTGTGGGAGATCCGCACTGCCTCTGCCTCCTGTACTCTGACTAGATGGAAGACCTCAGTCTGTAAGGCTGATTGATTTAGAACCTTTCACCAAAGCTAAATTCATTTTTGAGCTGAGAGATGTTCATGGTTCAGAACAGATCTGCTTAAGCAGAAGGGCCTAACTTCCAGGCAAACTCTTGTTGGCATTGTGGAAGGGTTGGGTGGATctcaaatggtggcagtgattcTCCTATGTAGTAGGAGACGGGGGTTGTGAATATATGTCCAGTTTAAAAGAATCCAGTAGAAGGAAACTCCTCCTGTTACCAACCCCATGTAAAGCATCATTTCAACAGTGTTCCAGCTGCTTTTGTCCTGTAAGTCATGGATACAACTCCAAACTCCAGGAATTTTGTGGGTTTCACTTGGTTTAAAGATGGACCAAAACAATGGCTTTGCTTTTGACTCCTTGTAACTCCTGATTGTGCTCTGTGAATTTATCTCTAGCTCCTGTTTATTTTGCAGTCATACCAAGATCTGGTGCAGCGCCTGGAGCCAGTCATcatggagctggagaggcaggaGAATGTCCTTGTGATCTGTCACCAGGCTGTGATGCGGTGCCTTCTGGCTTATTTCCTAGATAAGAGTGCAGGTATGTGACACCCCCCTAGCAGTCTTAGCAGGAGGCAGTGGGTCCCATGTTGCTTCCGGCTGTTCTACATTGGCATGGAAGGGGAGGACGGTGTCGTACAGAAGCTCAGAGAGAAAGGGACTCCTTGCACACACTCGTTGAAGGAGTTCTCAAAGTTAGATGGTGTTGGGAGTGCTGCTTGGTGCACATAGTTCTGTCTCTGCAAAGACTGGGCCATGTGACACTCGCAGTATTTTAAGTGGCATTGCGCCAGCCTGAGCTTCTGCTGTATCATGGGTGGGCTGGTCACTGAGAGCGTAGGTCCTCTTCTATGCTGCTGGTCCCAGCTCCAGCTTGTGGGCTGCTGCAGTGTCATTCCTCTGAACCTCTGTTGGAACTCTGGCATCGCTAAGTGAGCTCCAGGGTTGGCTTGAGGAGTCCCCGAGTTGCTGAGGAGGGGGCGTTTAGTCTCCCAGTCTGATCCTACTGCTGAAGTGGGAGATTGGAACTAGCCAGGGGTGTTGGGCCAGCTGTAGAGTGGAGCCCTGGGTGGACATTTGTTTTGCCAGTGCTTCGGGTGACCTAGGCAGTGTGCTGAGTTATACACGGGGAGGGGAGCTCCCACCGGCCTCTACAGAGGCGTAGAGTCAGTCCATACATATGCAAACATGTTTGCAGAATGGATTCTGCCACCTGTGTTGTCActaacctcccctcccctgccttgttTGCCGTTCCTCCAGCTGAAATGCCCTACCTGAAATGCCCCCTTCACACGGTGCTGAAGCTGACACCTGTGGCCTATGGTAAGTGGAATGTTTTTCCTTGACAGGCTGGCTCGCGTGGTGGGGTGAAGTGTTTGCTGATGGT
This genomic interval carries:
- the PFKFB3 gene encoding 6-phosphofructo-2-kinase/fructose-2,6-bisphosphatase 3 isoform X1 — translated: MPMELTQSRIQKIWLPNDNHPALPRRSCGPQLTNSPTVIVMVGLPARGKTYISKKLTRYLNWIGVPTKVFNVGEYRREAVKHYSSYDFFRPDNEEGMNVRKQCALAALRDVKLYLSEEGGQIAVFDATNTTRERRGMVLNFAKENGFKVFFIESVCNDPSVVATNVMEVKLSSPDYRDCNSTDAMEDFMKRINCYQASYQPLDPDNYDRDVSLIKVIDVGRRFLVNRVQDHIQSRIVYYLMNIHVQPRTIYLCRHGESEFNLKGKIGGDSGLSNRGKKFASALNKFVEEQNLKDLKIWTSQLKRTIQTAEALKLPYEQWKALNEIDAGVCEEMTYEEIKEKHPEEFALRDQDKYYYRYPSGESYQDLVQRLEPVIMELERQENVLVICHQAVMRCLLAYFLDKSAAEMPYLKCPLHTVLKLTPVAYGCRVESICLNVEAVNTHRDQSEEAKKGPNPLMRRNSVTPLASPEPTKKPRINSFDEHVASSSAALPVCMPQEVPTQLPGQTVNSSQKQS
- the PFKFB3 gene encoding 6-phosphofructo-2-kinase/fructose-2,6-bisphosphatase 3 isoform X3, whose protein sequence is MPMELTQSRIQKIWLPNDNHPALPRRSCGPQLTNSPTVIVMVGLPARGKTYISKKLTRYLNWIGVPTKVFNVGEYRREAVKHYSSYDFFRPDNEEGMNVRKQCALAALRDVKLYLSEEGGQIAVFDATNTTRERRGMVLNFAKENGFKVFFIESVCNDPSVVATNVMEVKLSSPDYRDCNSTDAMEDFMKRINCYQASYQPLDPDNYDRDVSLIKVIDVGRRFLVNRVQDHIQSRIVYYLMNIHVQPRTIYLCRHGESEFNLKGKIGGDSGLSNRGKKFASALNKFVEEQNLKDLKIWTSQLKRTIQTAEALKLPYEQWKALNEIDAGVCEEMTYEEIKEKHPEEFALRDQDKYYYRYPSGESYQDLVQRLEPVIMELERQENVLVICHQAVMRCLLAYFLDKSAAEMPYLKCPLHTVLKLTPVAYGCRVESICLNVEAVNTHRDQSETVNSSQKQS
- the PFKFB3 gene encoding 6-phosphofructo-2-kinase/fructose-2,6-bisphosphatase 3 isoform X2 produces the protein MPMELTQSRIQKIWLPNDNHPALPRRSCGPQLTNSPTVIVMVGLPARGKTYISKKLTRYLNWIGVPTKVFNVGEYRREAVKHYSSYDFFRPDNEEGMNVRKQCALAALRDVKLYLSEEGGQIAVFDATNTTRERRGMVLNFAKENGFKVFFIESVCNDPSVVATNVMEVKLSSPDYRDCNSTDAMEDFMKRINCYQASYQPLDPDNYDRDVSLIKVIDVGRRFLVNRVQDHIQSRIVYYLMNIHVQPRTIYLCRHGESEFNLKGKIGGDSGLSNRGKKFASALNKFVEEQNLKDLKIWTSQLKRTIQTAEALKLPYEQWKALNEIDAGVCEEMTYEEIKEKHPEEFALRDQDKYYYRYPSGESYQDLVQRLEPVIMELERQENVLVICHQAVMRCLLAYFLDKSAAEMPYLKCPLHTVLKLTPVAYGCRVESICLNVEAVNTHRDQSEEAKKGPNPLMRRNSVTPLASPEPTKKPRINSFDEHVASSSAALPVCMPQEVPTQLPGQPLLGKACLP
- the PFKFB3 gene encoding 6-phosphofructo-2-kinase/fructose-2,6-bisphosphatase 3 isoform X4, whose amino-acid sequence is MPFRRACGPQLTNSPTVIVMVGLPARGKTYISKKLTRYLNWIGVPTKVFNVGEYRREAVKHYSSYDFFRPDNEEGMNVRKQCALAALRDVKLYLSEEGGQIAVFDATNTTRERRGMVLNFAKENGFKVFFIESVCNDPSVVATNVMEVKLSSPDYRDCNSTDAMEDFMKRINCYQASYQPLDPDNYDRDVSLIKVIDVGRRFLVNRVQDHIQSRIVYYLMNIHVQPRTIYLCRHGESEFNLKGKIGGDSGLSNRGKKFASALNKFVEEQNLKDLKIWTSQLKRTIQTAEALKLPYEQWKALNEIDAGVCEEMTYEEIKEKHPEEFALRDQDKYYYRYPSGESYQDLVQRLEPVIMELERQENVLVICHQAVMRCLLAYFLDKSAAEMPYLKCPLHTVLKLTPVAYGCRVESICLNVEAVNTHRDQSEEAKKGPNPLMRRNSVTPLASPEPTKKPRINSFDEHVASSSAALPVCMPQEVPTQLPGQTVNSSQKQS